The window ACCCTGGCTGACGACATCCATACCGGCACCGGCCTGCGCCAGCGTACGCAATACCGCCTGATTGGAGTTCGCTTTCATTGCGTAGCACACAAGATGATCCATGCCTGACAATGCTTCGTCAAAAGCACGGTAATGGCGTAGCAATGTCGCGGTGGAGTAGACGTAGAACGGCGTCCCGACGGCTGCCGCGATCTCGGCGACAGGGACATCTTCGGCAAAAAGTGCGCCGTCGCGATAGAGGAAGTGATCCATAGTTATTTTGCCTTATAGACGTGGTGTCTGCCCTAACGGACAGGCGCAGAACGCAGAAACAGATACAGTGGCAAACCGCAGCTTACCCCGATACAAAAAGTTGCGGGAATTGCAATCAAAGCGCCCCAGTTGCGGCGTGTTGCGACTTCGACAATGATCCAGAATGTCAGTGCCACGGCAGCGATTGTCAGGTCCCAGACCAAGCCGCTTGAGGCGGCGTTGGCGTGCCATGCGTCGACCATCGCCATGATGTCCCAGCCGTTTTTCTGGAACCATTGGACGAAATAATACATCGGGTGGATTGCACCCCAAATGGCCAGCGCCAGATATATCATTCTGGAGAAGGACATCAGAACCTCCGCCTTGCGCCGACATTGGCATAGCCCGACACGTGTACGCCCGGCGTTGTAACCGTTGGCTGCTGATGTGGCGAAACTTCACGCGGCACATTTTTCAGCGTTGGACCGCAAGCCGTCAACACCAGCAAGACAAATGCAGCCGCGACCTTCAAAGTCCCAATCCAACCCGCAGTGGGCCCTTGGTCAGCCCGACATTGGCCCCCAGCCCCACGCCTGAGGAAGACAGCGACACATCCACACCGCCGGACGGTTGGACCGGTTCTCCATCTACACCACAGGCAGCAACCAGCAACGTCGCCAGAGCCATCAGTTTTCTCATCCCAGCACTTCCTTCCAGCGTGCGATCTGCGCGCGCACCTGCGCAGGCGCGGTTCCACCATAAGACATGCGTGAGTTTACCGAATTTTCCACACCAAGCACGGAGAATACGTCTTGCGTGATCCCGTCATAGGCGGATTTCATCTGCTCCAGTGTCAAATCGGGCAGATCGCAGCCCTGTGCCTCGGCCATAGCTACCAGCGATCCGGTGATATGGTGCGCATCGCGGAATGGCAGGCCCAGCACTCGGACCAGCCAATCGGCAAGATCGGTCGCTGTTGAAAAACCGCTGCCCGCTGCGGCGGCCAGATTGTCACGGTTTCCGGTCATATCACGCACCATCCCCTCCATCGCAGCAAGCGCAAGCATGAGGTTGTCGGCCGCATCAAAGACCTGCTCTTTGTCTTCTTGCATGTCTTTGGAATATGCCAGCGGCAAGCCCTTCATCACCATCATCAGCGCCACATTCGCCCCGAAAATCCGCCCGATCTTGGCGCGGATCAGCTCTGCCGCATCAGGGTTCTTCTTCTGTGGCATGATGCTGGAACCGGTAGAGAAACGGTCAGACAGGGTCACAAAGCGGAACTGCGCGGAGGACCAGATGACCAGCTCTTCGGCGAACCGGCTTAGGTGCATGGCGCAAATGCTCGCCGCACCAAGGAATTCCAGCGCGAAATCACGATCACTCACTGCATCAAGACTGTTGGCTGAAGGCCGGTCAAAGCCCAAAGCTTGTGCCGTCATCTCGCGGTCAATCGGAAAGGACGTGCCTGCAAGTGCGGCCGCACCAAGCGGGCTTTCATTCATCCGCGCCCGCGCATCCCGCATACGGCTCAGGTCACGGCCAAACATCTCGACGTAGGCCATCATATGATGGCCCCATGTCACCGGCTGCGCGGTCTGCAAATGCGTAAAGCCCGGCATCACCCAATCCGCACCAGCCTCTGCCTGCACAAGCAAAGCGCGAATAAGCGCGAGCAATGAGGCCTCGGCCGCATCGAACTGGTCGCGCACCCAAAGTTTAAAATCGGTTGCCACCTGATCATTGCGCGACCGTCCGGTGTGCAATCGTCCCGCAGGCTCTCCGATTACTTCCTTCAGGCGTGCTTCTACATTCATGTGAATGTCTTCCAGTGCGGTAGAATACTCGAAACTTCCGCCCTCGATTTCTGACAAGACCGTGAGCAGGCCTTCCCGTATCGCGTCCGCATCGCTATCCTTAATGATGCCTTGGGCAGCCAACATGGCTGCGTGGGCACGAGACCCGGCAATATCCTGGGCAGCCATACGCTTGTCAAAGCTGATAGAGGCATTAATTGCCTCCATGATCGCGTCCGGACCAGCAGCAAAACGGCCGCCCCACATTTTGTTCGAAGTCTTGTCAGTCATTTGCCTATTCCCCGGAGGGACCCATGAAGAAACTGTTGCTTGCCCTCGTCTATACGGCCCTGACAACAGGTGCAAACCCTGCGCTGGCTGCCGATGCCGATATCATCTTGCCGCTGCTCGAAGGCGACCTGAAAAAGCTGGTGGTTCATGAAGCACCCAAGGCTACGTCCTCTGCCCCCTTTGAGCTGGCTGATGAGAGAGGGCGTGCGTCCTTGGAGGACTACCGTGGAAAATATGTACTAGTAAACTTCTGGGCGACATGGTGCGCACCCTGCCGCAAAGAAATGCCACATCTCTCAGAGTTACAAAGTGAATTTGGCGGTGAACACTTTGAGGTGCTGACCATCGCAACGGGGCGCAATTCTCCGCAAGGTATCATAAAGTTCTTCAAGGAGGTCGGGATTAGCAATCTGCCCCGCCATCAGGATCCAAAGCAAGCGCTGGCAAGCCAAATGGGTATTTTCGGCCTACCAATTACGGTCCTGATTGATCCCGCGGGCAAAGAGATCGCCCGTCTGCGCGGCGACGCCGACTGGGCCAGCGACAGCGCGAAAAATGTCATCAAGACATTGATTGCAGCGCATACAAAAAGCTAACCGCAGGAATTTCCCAACGAATTCCAGCCTCATTTTTATGCGAAAGATTTTTGACCACGCAGCCGAAAGCCTAGGCTGCGTGGTTGAGAATTGCCGCTTCCGAAGCTGACAGCGTGCGGCGCGCAAAGCTGCCATAGGTGTGAGGATCAAATTCCAGCTCTGGATAGGATGACAGCAAACGCGTCCTGTCATTTTCCGCAAGGGCGGCGAGTGCCGCCGAGGCCGGATGAAAGCTCTCTGTTTCCAGACCGTTGGCCCAGACAATTTGATGCTGATCCAGAAGAACGTGAATATACGTGATCTCGCGCACCTGCGTATCAACCGTAATTGTCTTTCCATTGATCAGGTCTTTTGCTGTCACCAAAACTTCGGACGTGTTGAAAAGGTTCAGCGCAGCCGCCCCTTTTATCAGCATTCTATGCTCAGGCGAGACAAGCAAATCGGCATCAGGTTGATCCAACCCAAGCGCCCCACCCGCAATCCTGATCGGCCGCAGTTTGGGCATCGCAAACAGACGTGCACCCGTCATGCGGCGCTTACCGATCCACCGCAACGGCTGCAAACCATTGTCTTTCGTTTGAACCAGATCACCCTCACGCAGGTCTTCGATCAGCCGTGCGCCGTCACCGGTCTGGATGCGTGTGCCCGGGGTGAAACAAATTACGCCGCTTTGCTGCGGGCCAACATCTGTCGCCCGCGTTGTGCCCAACGTATGATGAACAATCCACAGATCACAGTTGCGCGGCGGCATTTCATTGAGGAACATCAGCAGCGGCTGACTGCCACCGCCGACCTCAATCAGCGTCACGCTATAGCTTTTGCCGCCGTCGGTAACGACAAAACTGTTGTCCATAAGAGGAGAGTTTTCATCCCACTTCGCCGACGAATGGCCGCTGGTATCGCGTTCAAGCGCTGCACCGACAAGACGGTGCACCATACGTGCCGCGCGTTTACGTAAGTTCTCTGCCCCGTCCGCCTCGTCAAGCCGCAAAACATCCGATGGCCCGTCAACACGCACAGCGTCCCCACGCCATGCCCAAGCGGCACCTACGCTCAATGACTGCACGGGTGCAGCATCAAGACCATCAATTTCCGTTTGCGACCAGGAGATGACGAACGTGCCTTTAAAGCCCGTTCCCATTTACTGCTTCGCCTGCCTCATTATTTTTTTATTAAACAAGCGTTAACAAAACACAGGCGTTCTGGAAAGAGAGAATCATGGTTTCAATATGAGTGTTGCGTATTGACCCGCTCAGAAGCTCAGGTCGATTCGGATCGAGCCAATAAGCTGACCTTCTTTTTGTGATTCGAATTCTTCGCCCAAATAGGTCACACCGTAAAATGCCGCAGCCCTGTAACCTTGCCAATGCAGGCCAGCGCGTAACCTGTCACGGCTGTCGGTCAATTCATACCCGCGATCTTCAGGCAAATAGATGCTATCGCTGACTTGCGCGATGTCTGCCCCCAAAAGAAACGTAAAGCCAGTCACTGCATCATCTGTAATTACGCGGTAGCGATGTCCTGTCACGCTTTCACGCACGAGCAGCTCTCCTGTCCCCACGGTCCCGAAGGTAAAGTCGACGCCAGCGCGCACCAGTGTTTCGGCACCCGCGCGCCCCTCAAGAAACGGGCGCATTTGGACGCCGGGCGCAAGCGACAAGGTGCGGCCCAACTCCCCGACCAATGTCGGATGCACACCGCCTTGGATTTGCTGGTCCAATGTATCACTGGATGGTTTCCGCACGCCTAGAATCTTGTGAACCGCACGCTGAAAGCTACCAAGGCCTGTGCCAGATCCCGTCATCACCAGATCGGCACCCAAAGCTGTCTCAAGACCCTGCCACTGAAAATGCGTGTGCGCGCCAATTGACAATGCGCCTGCATAAGGCCGGTCACCTGCGGAGGGTTTAGCGAGGTTGTCAGGCGCGATTATTTCGGACGACAAACGCAGTTCGATCAAATCGCCAAATGTGCTCGGTGCCTGACCGTCCCAGCCAGTTCCCCAAACCTTGGACAGCGTCCACGAACCAGTGCGCCAGCGGTCTTTTCCATCGCCAAAGTAATCATTGCTCAGCAGACGTCCGAAGCCAAGGCTTTGGCGCTCAGCAGCATCTGCCACAGGGGCACTCATCAAAAGTGATACTGCGAACGCAATCGCTGCGCCGGCCACGTGTCTAACCATTGGACAATCCTGTCAAAACCGCCCCCACAGCGGCCCTCTTGATAGACTTGTTGAACGGTTCGAGCCAAGGGCCGACTTGTCCGCCTATTCCATCTAAAGCTGATTGCGGCATTGTTACAACGCTTTGCCTCTGGAAACCCGAACAACAGTCATGCTTACTGGCGACGAGGGAGCCACTGCCATGAATATTCTGTTCATCATGTACGACCAATTGCGGTTCGATTACCTAAGTTGTGCTGGCCATCCCCACCTGCACACGCCGAACTTTGATCGCGTCGCGGCTATGGGCGTCAGGTTTACCAACGCGTATGTGCAATCACCGATCTGTGGTGCCAGTCGCATGTGTTTTTACACGGGGCGCTATGCCTCAAGCCATGGAGCGCAATGGAACGGCTTTCCCCTGCGCGTCGGGGAACAGACATTGGGCGATCACTTGCGGAAGGCGGGTATGGATTGCTGGCTGTTGGGTAAAACCCACATGAAAGCAGATGTCGAAGGCATGGAACGCCTGGGGCTCTCACCCGACAGCACTATCGGGGCACGGCAAGCTGAATGTGGCTTTGATGCATGGGTGCGTGATGACGGGCTTTGGGGTCAGGGGCCGGATGGCTATTACGATGAGAAACGTTCTCCCTATAACGAGTACCTGAAATCCAAAGGCTATGATGGTGAGAATCCTTGGGCTGATTATGCCAATGCCGGTGTCTCGGATGCGCAGATCGCCTCGGGCTGGATGTTCCGCAATGCAGACAGGCCGGCGAACAT is drawn from Sulfitobacter sp. S223 and contains these coding sequences:
- a CDS encoding TlpA disulfide reductase family protein, which codes for MKKLLLALVYTALTTGANPALAADADIILPLLEGDLKKLVVHEAPKATSSAPFELADERGRASLEDYRGKYVLVNFWATWCAPCRKEMPHLSELQSEFGGEHFEVLTIATGRNSPQGIIKFFKEVGISNLPRHQDPKQALASQMGIFGLPITVLIDPAGKEIARLRGDADWASDSAKNVIKTLIAAHTKS
- a CDS encoding Hint domain-containing protein; this translates as MGTGFKGTFVISWSQTEIDGLDAAPVQSLSVGAAWAWRGDAVRVDGPSDVLRLDEADGAENLRKRAARMVHRLVGAALERDTSGHSSAKWDENSPLMDNSFVVTDGGKSYSVTLIEVGGGSQPLLMFLNEMPPRNCDLWIVHHTLGTTRATDVGPQQSGVICFTPGTRIQTGDGARLIEDLREGDLVQTKDNGLQPLRWIGKRRMTGARLFAMPKLRPIRIAGGALGLDQPDADLLVSPEHRMLIKGAAALNLFNTSEVLVTAKDLINGKTITVDTQVREITYIHVLLDQHQIVWANGLETESFHPASAALAALAENDRTRLLSSYPELEFDPHTYGSFARRTLSASEAAILNHAA
- the argH gene encoding argininosuccinate lyase, translating into MTDKTSNKMWGGRFAAGPDAIMEAINASISFDKRMAAQDIAGSRAHAAMLAAQGIIKDSDADAIREGLLTVLSEIEGGSFEYSTALEDIHMNVEARLKEVIGEPAGRLHTGRSRNDQVATDFKLWVRDQFDAAEASLLALIRALLVQAEAGADWVMPGFTHLQTAQPVTWGHHMMAYVEMFGRDLSRMRDARARMNESPLGAAALAGTSFPIDREMTAQALGFDRPSANSLDAVSDRDFALEFLGAASICAMHLSRFAEELVIWSSAQFRFVTLSDRFSTGSSIMPQKKNPDAAELIRAKIGRIFGANVALMMVMKGLPLAYSKDMQEDKEQVFDAADNLMLALAAMEGMVRDMTGNRDNLAAAAGSGFSTATDLADWLVRVLGLPFRDAHHITGSLVAMAEAQGCDLPDLTLEQMKSAYDGITQDVFSVLGVENSVNSRMSYGGTAPAQVRAQIARWKEVLG
- a CDS encoding DUF2834 domain-containing protein, which codes for MSFSRMIYLALAIWGAIHPMYYFVQWFQKNGWDIMAMVDAWHANAASSGLVWDLTIAAVALTFWIIVEVATRRNWGALIAIPATFCIGVSCGLPLYLFLRSAPVR
- a CDS encoding lipid A deacylase LpxR family protein; the protein is MVRHVAGAAIAFAVSLLMSAPVADAAERQSLGFGRLLSNDYFGDGKDRWRTGSWTLSKVWGTGWDGQAPSTFGDLIELRLSSEIIAPDNLAKPSAGDRPYAGALSIGAHTHFQWQGLETALGADLVMTGSGTGLGSFQRAVHKILGVRKPSSDTLDQQIQGGVHPTLVGELGRTLSLAPGVQMRPFLEGRAGAETLVRAGVDFTFGTVGTGELLVRESVTGHRYRVITDDAVTGFTFLLGADIAQVSDSIYLPEDRGYELTDSRDRLRAGLHWQGYRAAAFYGVTYLGEEFESQKEGQLIGSIRIDLSF